One Owenweeksia hongkongensis DSM 17368 genomic region harbors:
- a CDS encoding pirin family protein, whose product MKDKILAIEALQMPWRTEDPFLFAVHHLDYYPKGNEKMGLDPSQATDRVLGQDFSNKNEYSMYHGKTIPGFPYHPHLGFETITIGKQGFVDHSDSLGGAGRFGAGDAQWMTAGKGIQHSEMFPLLHTDKPNTLEIFQIWLNLPSQSKLAEPHYKMLWNESIPKIEEVDTNGKKTTLEVYAGSYKSNQAPKPTPDSWAANPENGVAIFSVKMEPNAEWILPASLNDRVHNTLYFYNGNTLHMEDTKIEVNHLVKVLPGKSVQIINGDKEAEFLILQGKPINEPVALRGPFVMNTDEELNLGFTEFRKTHFGGWPWPQTEQVFDRAKGRFAKYPDGSSEER is encoded by the coding sequence ATGAAAGATAAAATTTTAGCAATAGAAGCACTGCAAATGCCATGGCGCACAGAGGATCCCTTTTTGTTTGCTGTGCATCATTTAGACTACTACCCAAAGGGAAACGAAAAAATGGGTTTAGACCCCTCTCAGGCAACAGACAGAGTTTTAGGTCAGGATTTTAGCAATAAGAATGAATATAGTATGTACCATGGTAAAACCATTCCAGGTTTTCCATATCATCCCCATCTAGGGTTTGAGACCATTACCATCGGCAAACAAGGTTTTGTAGACCATAGTGATTCTCTTGGAGGCGCAGGTAGATTTGGTGCGGGCGATGCTCAATGGATGACAGCGGGTAAAGGAATTCAGCATTCAGAAATGTTTCCTCTGCTACACACAGATAAGCCAAATACCTTAGAGATTTTTCAAATCTGGTTGAACCTGCCTAGCCAAAGCAAATTGGCAGAGCCTCATTATAAAATGCTATGGAACGAGAGCATACCAAAGATTGAGGAAGTAGATACAAATGGTAAGAAAACAACCCTTGAGGTTTATGCCGGAAGCTATAAATCTAACCAAGCACCCAAACCAACACCAGATTCTTGGGCTGCCAACCCTGAAAATGGAGTGGCCATATTTAGTGTAAAAATGGAGCCGAATGCTGAGTGGATACTCCCGGCCTCACTGAACGATCGGGTGCACAATACACTGTATTTCTATAATGGGAATACCCTACATATGGAAGACACGAAAATTGAGGTCAACCATCTTGTGAAGGTGCTTCCCGGAAAGAGTGTACAAATTATAAATGGAGACAAAGAAGCTGAATTTCTTATTCTGCAAGGAAAGCCCATCAATGAACCGGTAGCGCTAAGAGGACCCTTTGTAATGAACACCGATGAAGAGTTAAATCTTGGGTTTACTGAATTCCGGAAAACTCACTTTGGAGGATGGCCTTGGCCTCAAACAGAGCAGGTTTTTGATCGCGCTAAGGGTCGATTTGCTAAGTACCCTGATGGATCGTCAGAAGAAAGATAA